A region from the Aegilops tauschii subsp. strangulata cultivar AL8/78 chromosome 5, Aet v6.0, whole genome shotgun sequence genome encodes:
- the LOC109753685 gene encoding RHOMBOID-like protein 2: MEGGGEGKGRAAPAAGGGFGGYESAGDRKWWPWLVPTVIVACVAVFVVEMWVNDCPRHGSALGGGCVAGFLRRFSFQPLRENPLLGPSSTTLGKMGALDWNKVVHQHQGWRLISCIWLHAGLIHLVVNMLSLLFIGIRLEQQFGFVRIGAIYLLSGFGGSVMSALFLRNNYISVGASGALFGLLGSMLSELLMNWTIYSNKVAAIITLLFIIAINVAIGILPHADNFAHIGGFLTGFLLGFVLLARPQFGWLERSELPHTNQPPKYKPYQYVLWVVALVLLLVGFTLSLVMLFKGKNGNDGCHWCHYLNCVPTSRWKCDT; this comes from the exons ATGGAGGGGGGCGGCGAGGGGAAGGgccgggcggcgccggcggcggggggAGGGTTCGGCGGGTACGAGTCGGCCGGGGACCGCAAGTGGTGGCCCTGGCTCGTGCCCACCGTCATCGTCGCCTGCGTCGCCGTCTTCGTCGTCGAGATGTGGGTCAACGACTGCCCCAGGCACGGCAGTGCGCTCGGCGGCGGCTGCGTCGCGGGCTTCCTCCGCCGCTTCTCCTTCCAGCCGCTCCGCGAGAACCCGCTCCTCGGGCCCTCCTCCACCAC TTTGGGGAAAATGGGAGCTCTTGACTGGAACAAAGTTGTCCATCAGCACCAAGGGTGGCGTCTCATTAGCTGCATCTGGCTCCATGCTGGCCTAATCCATTTGGTTGTGAACATGCTAAGTCTGCTGTTTATTGGGATTCGTCTTGAGCAGCAATTTGGGTTCG TTCGCATTGGCGCTATCTATCTACTGTCTGGTTTCGGCGGCAGCGTAATGTCCGCACTTTTCCTACGGAATAACTACATCTCTGTTGGTGCATCTGGAGCTTTATTTGGGCTGCTTGGATCTATGCTTTCTGAGCTGCTTATGAACTGGACAATTTATTCCAACAAG GTTGCAGCCATAATAACTCTTCTGTTTATAATTGCGATCAACGTGGCGATCGGGATACTACCGCATGCTGATAACTTTGCTCATATTGGTGGATTCTTGACGGGGTTCCTTTTGGGGTTCGTTCTGCTGGCTAGGCCACAATTCGGTTGGTTGGAACGCAGCGAGCTACCCCATACTAATCAGCCTCCTAAGTACAAACCATACCAATATGTCCTGTGGGTTGTGGCACTCGTCTTGCTGCTTGTCGG GTTCACGCTTTCGTTGGTGATGCTCTTCAAAGGCAAGAACGGGAATGACGGCTGCCACTGGTGCCACTACCTGAACTGCGTGCCGACGTCGAGGTGGAAGTGCGATACCTAG
- the LOC141022944 gene encoding uncharacterized protein, protein MDSDYSSDEEYGLAELDQMIQDEFLDSSDLNEEVDMTMLMSMQEEMDRQVEHILDFKGSIKGRRVINQDRGVETHDHYFKLKRDSCGQLSFSGKQKCTAALRMLALGTATDVVGEMVRMGESTCLKITVKCSRTVVEVFGPEYLREPNAHNTEKLLAIGEEAARKDVERTFGVLQARWGIARSAAMTWESETLWRLMTCCVVLHNMIVEVESDDVGQTHDFEAPGEQVEILEDRDAAQLMNFLHMQQSLLDQQVHTQLFIDLVEHMWTRNGNQGDSA, encoded by the exons ATGGATTCTGATTATTCGTCGGACGAGGAGTATGGATTGGCGGAGCTTGACCAAatgattcaagatgagttccTCGATTCGTCGGATTTGAACGAAGAAGTGGACATGACTATGCTCATGAGCATGCAAGAGGAAATGGACCGACAAGTGGAGCATATTCTCGACTTTAAGGGCTCAATCAAAGGGAGAAGAGTGATCAATCAGGACAGA GGAGTGGAGACACACGACCACTACTTCAAGCTCAAAAGGGATTCCTGCGGCCAACTCTCTTTCTCGGGCAAGCAGAAGTGCACGGCTGCTCTGAGGATGCTTGCACTTGGTACTGCTACAGATGTCGTTGGTGAGATGGTCAGGATGGGGGAGAGCACATGCCTGAAGATTACTGTCAAGTGTTCCCGCACCGTGGTGGAGGTGTTTGGACCTGAGTATCTCAGAGAACCAAATGCACATAATACAGAGAAGTTGTTGGCTATTGGAGAG GAAGCGGCTAGGAAGGATGTGGAGAGGACATTTGGTGTGCTTCAAGCTCGTTGGGGAATTGCGCGGAGCGCTGCAATGACGTGGGAATCAGAAACTTTGTGGCGGTTGATGACATGTTGTGTTGTTCTGCACAATATGATTGTCGAGGTTGAGAGTGATGATGTAGGCCAAACCCATGATTTTGAAGCACCTGGAGAACAAGTTGAAATCCTGGAAGATCGAGATGCAGCTCAACTGATGAACTTTCTGCATATGCAGCAGAGTCTTCTAGATCAGCAGGTGCACACGCAGCTATTCATTGATCTTGTGGAGCACATGTGGACCCGCAATGGCAACCAAGGAGACAGTGCTTGA
- the LOC120961816 gene encoding protein ROOT PRIMORDIUM DEFECTIVE 1: MLSRIAAMRPPPRAVAAALVGGADAGYSSKSTSLPQKQQRVRDHAFDGIMEVQKRVRRFLALHALLLYAATPTAPSGAFSAGGSGAVSVPFSRLGALSRRQLRLAPLDAGNFMLRHPHAFHLFLHPVHRILHVRLTPRASAALRLEADAIASLRPGAVLRLRKLLLLAPPHHRLRLEHIRLLRRDFGLPDDFADSIILSNPALFRLTPDGFVEFVPSPDDPPDLTVAAVERSRERHYREHRAPGAGEEDARFAFPTRFPPGFKIGKYFRIAVWKWQRLPYASPYADVSGHDLRSLEAQRRMEKRAVAAVHELLSLTVDKRTTLERLALFRDALGVPKKIKEFLLKYQGIFYISTRGNQGKLHTVFLREAYYKGELLDSNEIHDARRKLEELLLMSREKANLDRMFTSMGRGWDELGGGRRGGAELREKFLGDAGGRKRKVGADDEDDGADSGEDSGVESLYID, encoded by the coding sequence ATGCTCAGTCGCATCGCCGCAATGCGGCCGCCGCCGCGCGCGGTTGCGGCGGCGCTCGTCGGCGGGGCCGACGCCGGctactcctccaagtccacctCCCTTCCCCAGAAGCAGCAGCGCGTCCGCGACCACGCCTTCGACGGCATCATGGAGGTGCAGAAGCGCGTCCGCCGCTTCCTCGCGCTCCACGCGCTGCTCCTCTACGCCGCCACCCCCACCGCGCCCTCGGGCGCCTTCTCCGCCGGGGGCAGCGGCGCGGTCTCCGTGCCCTTCTCCCGCCTCGGCGCCCTCTCGCGCCGCCAGCTCCGCCTCGCGCCCCTCGACGCCGGCAACTTCATGCTGCGCCACCCGCACGCCTTCCACCTCTTCCTCCACCCCGTCCACCGCATCCTCCACGTGCGCCTCACCCCGCGCGCCTCCGCCGCGCTGCGCCTCGAGGCCGACGCCATCGCCTCCCTGCGCCCCGGCGCCGTCCTCCGCCTCCGCAAGCTGCTCCTCCTCGCGCCCCCGCACCACCGCCTCCGCCTAGAGCACATCCGTCTCCTCCGCCGCGACTTCGGCCTCCCCGACGACTTCGCCGACTCCATCATCCTGTCCAATCCCGCTCTGTTCCGCCTCACGCCTGACGGGTTCGTCGAGTTTGTGCCCTCCCCTGACGACCCACCCGACCTCACCGTCGCCGCGGTCGAGCGCTCCCGGGAGCGCCACTACCGCGAGCACCGCGCTCCCGGCGCCGGCGAGGAGGACGCGCGCTTCGCGTTCCCCACCCGCTTTCCGCCGGGCTTTAAGATTGGCAAGTATTTCCGCATTGCAGTTTGGAAGTGGCAGCGCCTCCCCTACGCTTCCCCGTATGCGGACGTCTCTGGCCACGACCTGCGCTCACTTGAGGCACAACGCCGCATGGAGAAGCGTGCTGTCGCTGCTGTCCATGAGCTGCTCTCTCTCACTGTCGACAAGCGTACCACGCTAGAGCGTCTCGCGCTCTTCCGCGACGCCCTTGGCGTGCCAAAGAAGATTAAAGAGTTCTTGCTTAAGTACCAGGGGATATTTTACATATCAACAAGAGGAAACCAGGGGAAGCTGCACACTGTGTTCCTCCGGGAGGCCTACTATAAAGGGGAGCTTTTAGATTCCAATGAGATACATGACGCAAGGCGGAAGCTGGAGGAGCTGCTCTTGATGAGCCGAGAGAAGGCGAATTTGGATCGTATGTTCACCAGCATGGGTCGTGGATGGGATGAgcttggtggtggtcgtcgtgGTGGAGCAGAATTGAGGGAGAAGTTTCTTGGGGATGCAGGTGGCAGAAAGAGGAAAGTTGGTGCTGACGATGAGGACGATGGTGCCGATAGTGGGGAGGACTCGGGAGTTGAATCACTCTACATCGACTGA